Proteins from a single region of Candidatus Babeliales bacterium:
- a CDS encoding glycosyltransferase: MLAYYLKRSSLNTSVYAGSAIIVRIISFLFLPYFLSKLSLAEFGIWDFYQTLFTIGTLLLSSNAAIGMTRFYLLYKNDIEKQKAVIGNAFCLIILSAIIFMLLIFGYFKFFLKTNIDINYIILSSFNIIVFSFFSLVLAYLRVKEYLKWYFVTFCGQSLIAMILTVIGVSYNFGIESFFYANGFSFLLFSPGFIYILIRNYSFSFSLLKEQLKYSIPLLAYSLLFGLFFSIDRFIIQHYQGYEALGTYALLWRFGSIFQFFSIALMDASPIIIFNAQNETESESLIAKIITYFCMTLTTGCLLSIIGARYAISLFLPQKYFFLIPFLPFFFLPIISLDIARLFQTGVTLSRKTIFSPILTAIALSIQGALLFLTSTYNLNGIFCANIISFIFYGFFGYLTSRQVYSQAIFDINKIKILLSLFFCYVGCFHFLFLFNIPWFLNFIFLASWPLILWYAMINEKEKQSIFTKIGNIIENYLSKKKQSRSINLINTLLYLKTDIYYHEIIAGGSVTHTLGVIEGFKKNNIKIICATSCMQKVLSTLTKPYFVSLKVWPFFCFLRWKLGSIRWHADCLLSTFYFYWQVASIFKKNTIDAIYQRYSWLNFTGILLSMQKKKPLILEFNGSEMWVNKILKKNNKMSRLFQLALFIEYLNLKYADYIVVVSDVLKDNLINLGISQNKILVNPNGVNPDTFNAATLNSARNIIRTQRNIQKKFVFGFIGTFSFWHGIEILAHAIPKIIELYPQAHFILIGDGLLKSYLMTELDKYSIEQNITFTGILPHEKAREYLAACNAFLSPTVANNDGSKFFGSPTKLFEYMSLAKPIITTNLAQIGEIINPSLNISDLANPALIINKQVGVLIEPNNSQELINAALALINLKNNDRLKLGANARKKVMAYYSWQQHVKHILNFVTKDKNLPEKKYLNLELQ, encoded by the coding sequence ATGTTAGCGTATTACTTAAAACGAAGCTCTTTAAACACTTCTGTATATGCTGGTAGCGCTATAATCGTTCGTATTATTAGTTTTTTATTTCTGCCCTATTTTTTATCAAAACTGAGTTTAGCTGAATTTGGCATTTGGGATTTTTATCAAACATTATTTACAATCGGCACTTTACTTTTATCATCCAATGCGGCAATTGGCATGACTCGTTTTTATTTACTATATAAAAATGATATTGAAAAACAAAAAGCGGTCATTGGTAATGCTTTTTGTTTAATTATATTGAGCGCAATAATATTTATGCTCTTAATATTTGGTTACTTTAAATTTTTTTTAAAAACAAATATTGATATTAACTATATTATTTTAAGTAGTTTCAATATAATTGTTTTTTCTTTTTTTTCTCTAGTACTGGCCTATTTACGCGTCAAAGAATATTTAAAATGGTACTTTGTGACCTTTTGCGGACAAAGTTTAATAGCAATGATTTTAACCGTTATTGGTGTTTCATATAATTTTGGTATTGAAAGCTTCTTTTATGCAAATGGTTTTTCATTTTTATTATTTTCACCAGGATTTATATATATATTAATACGCAACTATTCCTTCTCTTTTTCATTATTAAAAGAACAATTAAAATACAGCATTCCGTTATTAGCATATTCATTATTATTTGGTCTTTTTTTTTCCATCGATCGCTTTATTATTCAACATTATCAGGGATATGAAGCATTAGGCACTTATGCACTGTTATGGCGATTTGGTAGCATTTTTCAATTCTTTTCTATCGCATTAATGGATGCCTCTCCTATAATTATTTTTAATGCTCAAAATGAAACTGAAAGTGAATCTCTTATTGCAAAAATTATCACTTATTTTTGTATGACGTTAACAACTGGTTGTCTGCTTTCTATTATTGGTGCACGATATGCAATTTCATTATTTTTACCGCAAAAATATTTTTTTCTCATTCCATTTTTGCCGTTCTTTTTCTTGCCAATTATAAGTCTTGATATTGCACGATTATTCCAGACTGGCGTTACTCTATCAAGAAAAACAATTTTTAGTCCCATATTAACTGCTATTGCACTCAGCATTCAAGGCGCTTTATTATTTTTAACAAGCACGTATAATCTTAACGGTATATTTTGTGCAAATATTATCAGTTTTATTTTTTATGGCTTTTTTGGTTATTTAACAAGCAGACAAGTTTACTCGCAGGCAATATTTGATATTAATAAAATTAAAATACTTTTAAGTTTATTTTTTTGTTATGTTGGTTGCTTTCATTTTCTCTTTTTATTTAACATACCATGGTTTTTAAATTTTATTTTTCTTGCCTCTTGGCCTTTAATACTTTGGTACGCAATGATTAATGAAAAAGAAAAACAATCTATATTCACAAAAATAGGAAACATAATTGAAAATTATTTAAGCAAAAAAAAGCAATCTAGGTCTATTAATTTAATAAATACTCTTTTATATCTAAAAACTGATATTTATTACCATGAAATTATAGCGGGTGGTTCAGTAACCCATACTCTTGGCGTTATTGAAGGTTTTAAAAAGAATAATATAAAAATAATTTGTGCAACTTCATGTATGCAAAAAGTATTATCAACATTAACAAAACCCTATTTTGTATCTTTAAAAGTCTGGCCATTTTTTTGCTTTTTACGATGGAAACTTGGATCTATACGCTGGCATGCTGATTGCTTGCTTTCCACTTTCTATTTTTATTGGCAAGTTGCTTCGATTTTTAAAAAAAATACCATTGATGCAATATATCAACGATATAGCTGGTTAAATTTTACTGGCATATTACTCAGTATGCAAAAGAAAAAACCATTAATTTTAGAGTTTAATGGTTCAGAAATGTGGGTTAATAAAATATTGAAAAAAAATAATAAAATGAGTCGCTTGTTTCAACTCGCGTTATTTATTGAATATTTAAACCTTAAATATGCTGATTATATTGTTGTAGTTTCAGATGTTTTAAAAGACAACCTTATTAATTTAGGCATTTCTCAAAATAAGATTTTAGTAAATCCGAATGGTGTTAATCCTGATACATTTAATGCAGCAACATTAAATAGTGCACGTAATATTATAAGAACACAACGGAATATACAGAAAAAATTTGTTTTTGGTTTTATTGGTACTTTCTCTTTTTGGCATGGCATCGAAATACTCGCACATGCTATACCAAAAATTATTGAGCTATATCCTCAAGCTCATTTTATTTTAATTGGCGACGGCTTACTTAAAAGTTATTTAATGACAGAATTAGATAAATATTCGATCGAACAAAATATTACTTTTACTGGAATTTTACCGCACGAAAAAGCACGAGAATATTTAGCAGCATGCAATGCGTTTCTTTCTCCTACTGTAGCAAATAATGATGGGAGTAAATTTTTTGGTTCTCCAACAAAACTGTTTGAATACATGAGTTTAGCAAAACCCATTATTACTACTAATCTTGCACAAATTGGTGAAATAATTAATCCATCGCTCAATATTTCTGATCTCGCCAATCCTGCATTAATTATCAATAAACAAGTTGGCGTTTTGATTGAACCAAATAACTCTCAAGAATTAATAAATGCTGCTTTGGCTTTAATAAACTTAAAAAATAATGATCGTCTCAAACTTGGAGCCAATGCGAGAAAAAAAGTAATGGCTTATTATTCTTGGCAGCAACATGTAAAACATATTCTTAATTTTGTTACCAAAGATAAAAATTTACCTGAAAAAAAATACTTAAATCTTGAATTACAATAA